The Amaranthus tricolor cultivar Red isolate AtriRed21 chromosome 14, ASM2621246v1, whole genome shotgun sequence DNA window GTAATGGTAATATGATTCCACTTCAAGGTCATGGTGATTTACCAATATCTCCCTTTAATCCTTCCATCACTCtcaaaaatgtcttacatgcccctaaactcattaaaaattttatctttGTTCGTAAGTTTACTCGTGATAATAAAGTTTCTGCTGAATTTAATCCTTTTGGTTTTTCTGTGAAAAAATTGGCACGAGGAATATCCTCCTGCGGTCTAATAGCACTggtgatctttatcctttcCAATCGACACATGGATCTACTCTCTCATCATCATGATCTTTGGCGTTTTCTACTATATTTTCTAGTATTTGGCCTTCTTGTTTAGGTCATCCTGGAAATGCAATTTTAGATTTCATGTATTCCTATAATCCATTGAATGTATTAAAAATGCCTcttttgtttgtcattcttgtcctttgGGTAAACATGTTCGATTACCTTTTGTTAGCTCAAAATCTATAAGTACTAGACcttttgagattattcatatTGATTTATGGACATCTCATGTTTCAAGTATTTCCGATTACAAATTTTATGTTCTGTTTCTTGATCACTATACTAATTTCTTGtggacttttcctttatttcaTAAATCTCAAGTCTATgatatttttgtgaattttcatGCTTTTGTCCATACTCAATTTAGGCTtccaatccaatcttttcaATGTGATCTTGGGGTGAATTTGATAATAAGTTATTTCATCACTTTTGCATTACTCGGGGTACTCGGGGTATTACTcttcgtttttcttgtcctCAAACATCATCTCAAAATGACAAGTCTAAAAGAAAAATTCGTTCAATTAATAATATTGTCCGCACTCTATTATGTCATGCTTCTCTTCCTCCTAAATTTTGGCCTCGACATTCTTCCATCTAAATTGCTTGATAATCTGACTCCTACTCATCTTCTCTATCATAAATCTCCAACCTATAAACATCTTTAGGTTTTTGGGTGCTTATACTTTCCTTTAATTCCTTCcacaaaaattcataaattacaaCCTCGTTCCTCTTCATGTCTTTTTGGGTTATTCATCTTCGCATCGAGGTTACTAGTGCTATGACCTCTCTTCTGATAAGATTCTCATACCTCATCATGTTATTTTTATGAATCGAATTTTCCCTTCTCTTGAACTTCTAATTCTCCTCACGAGTACAATTTTTAGATGACCATCTCCCTTTGTCTATCCTTCGCCATAGTCAACCAAGTCCATCTTCAACTACTCATGGGCCCAAATTTTTGAGTCCCCTCAACTCCTGCATCACCATCTATCACTAGGCCAACCTTAAATGACCCACCTCTTGACTCCATCCAATCCACCAGCAACACCCACCCAGCCTTCCCAGCCGCCTATTTCATCCTATCCCCTTACTGCGTCAGCCGCATCTAACACCTCTTTGTTTATTTATCGTCTTAGTTCTGAAGTGGCTTATCTTTTGCTATATTTTGACGATATTATACACACAGCTTCTTCTGAGCCTCTTCGCAAGTCTATCAAGTCTCGCGTAAGCTCTGAATTTGCTATGAAGGATCTTGGTcctcttcattattttttgtgCATTGCTGTTTCTCATATTTCTTCGTGTATTTTCTTGTCTCAAAAGAAGTATGCAGTTGATATTCTTGAACAAGCTGGTATGTCTGATTGCAAACTTGCTCCCACTCCTGCTGATACCTCTGGGAAATTAAGTGCGCACTTTGGACCTCCTCATGAAAATCCCACATTATATCGCTGTTCAGCTGGTGCTCTTCAGTATCTTACCTTCGCTCATCCGAATATTTCTTATGTTGTTCAACAGGTGTGTTTCTTTATCTTCCCTGTACTTGTCTACAAACTTAAATAGTTGCACAACaaattttatttagaaatcaGAACCaaacaaagtaaaataaaaaagatagcGTTAACAGCAGCCATATGAGTATGTAATTAGTATTAGTATAATTTAGAG harbors:
- the LOC130799358 gene encoding uncharacterized mitochondrial protein AtMg00810-like produces the protein MTHLLTPSNPPATPTQPSQPPISSYPLTASAASNTSLFIYRLSSEVAYLLLYFDDIIHTASSEPLRKSIKSRVSSEFAMKDLGPLHYFLCIAVSHISSCIFLSQKKYAVDILEQAGMSDCKLAPTPADTSGKLSAHFGPPHENPTLYRCSAGALQYLTFAHPNISYVVQQIPLVARCD